A window of Aeromicrobium sp. Root236 contains these coding sequences:
- a CDS encoding VOC family protein: MTAQLNHTIVESRDKREAATFFAEILGLPDPQSYGPFLVLETGNDVSLDFVDAQGPVHPQHYAFLVSDDEFDEVFGRIKERGLAYWADPFHRRPDDINHNDGGRGVYWTDPNGHNLEIITRPYGG; this comes from the coding sequence ATGACAGCTCAGCTCAACCACACGATCGTCGAGTCCCGCGACAAGCGCGAGGCGGCGACGTTCTTCGCCGAGATCCTCGGCCTGCCGGATCCCCAGTCGTACGGGCCGTTCCTCGTGCTGGAGACCGGCAACGACGTCTCGCTCGACTTCGTCGACGCGCAGGGCCCGGTGCACCCGCAGCACTACGCGTTCCTCGTCAGCGACGACGAGTTCGACGAGGTCTTCGGCCGGATCAAGGAACGCGGCCTGGCGTACTGGGCAGATCCGTTCCACCGCCGGCCCGACGACATCAACCACAACGACGGCGGCCGCGGGGTCTACTGGACCGATCCCAACGGCCACAACCTGGAGATCATCACCCGCCCTTACGGAGGATGA
- a CDS encoding MDR family MFS transporter, giving the protein MATTHQMPPDASETGPLERHVVAVAAVVVLGAVMTVLDSTIVSVAIETLGRDFGSPMPTIQWVMTGYMLALAAVIPVTGWAAARFGGKQVWLFSLALFVGASALCATAWSTESLIVFRVLQGLGGGMVMPVGMTLVAQAAGPQRMGRAMSIVGIPMMLGPVMGPVVGGLVVSNVSWRWMFVLNIPLGLLAFWLSSRVIERKPSMRTERLDVLGLSVLTPGVVSFVYGLSVLAERGGLDEVTAWAAVAAGAALIAVFVRHALRVDKPLLDLRLFANRTFTLAVAIQVLLGAVLIGSMLLLPLYYQVVRGESASTTGLLLVPQGVGAALAMAVTGRLADRGKGRVSVLAGLSLIVAGLAAYTASTAGTSYVVMSAALLVIGIGTGCVMAPVMATAYAKLDRAAMPGATATLNVTQRIGGAIGTAFFAAVLQHQLSQARAVGTDLVEATADAFGSTFWWPLALAALAIVPAGFLPRSPRLASGEGR; this is encoded by the coding sequence ATGGCCACCACGCATCAGATGCCACCCGACGCTTCCGAGACGGGGCCGCTCGAACGACACGTCGTGGCGGTCGCCGCCGTCGTCGTGCTCGGCGCCGTCATGACGGTGCTCGACTCCACGATCGTCAGCGTGGCGATCGAGACGCTGGGCCGCGACTTCGGCTCACCGATGCCCACGATCCAGTGGGTCATGACCGGCTACATGCTGGCGCTCGCTGCCGTCATCCCGGTGACGGGCTGGGCTGCCGCGCGGTTCGGCGGCAAGCAGGTCTGGCTCTTCTCGCTCGCGCTGTTCGTCGGCGCCTCCGCCCTGTGCGCGACGGCCTGGTCGACCGAGAGCCTCATCGTCTTCCGCGTGCTCCAGGGACTCGGTGGCGGCATGGTCATGCCGGTCGGCATGACGCTCGTCGCGCAGGCCGCAGGACCGCAGCGCATGGGCCGGGCGATGAGCATCGTCGGCATCCCGATGATGCTCGGGCCGGTCATGGGCCCTGTCGTCGGTGGCCTGGTCGTGTCCAACGTGTCGTGGCGATGGATGTTCGTCCTGAACATCCCGCTCGGCCTCCTCGCGTTCTGGCTGTCGTCGCGGGTCATCGAGCGCAAGCCCAGCATGCGCACCGAGCGGCTCGACGTGCTCGGCCTCTCCGTCCTGACCCCTGGTGTCGTGTCCTTCGTGTACGGGCTGTCGGTGCTCGCCGAGCGTGGCGGGCTCGACGAGGTCACGGCGTGGGCAGCCGTCGCAGCGGGCGCCGCGCTGATCGCGGTCTTCGTGCGGCACGCGCTGCGCGTCGACAAGCCGCTGCTGGACCTGCGTCTGTTCGCCAACCGCACCTTCACCCTGGCGGTCGCGATCCAGGTGCTGCTCGGTGCCGTTCTGATCGGCTCGATGCTCCTGCTGCCGCTGTACTACCAGGTGGTGCGGGGCGAGTCCGCCAGCACGACAGGGCTGCTGCTGGTGCCGCAGGGCGTCGGTGCCGCACTCGCGATGGCCGTCACGGGCCGGCTCGCCGACCGGGGCAAGGGCAGGGTCTCGGTGCTGGCCGGACTGTCGCTCATCGTCGCCGGCCTGGCTGCCTACACCGCCTCGACCGCCGGCACGAGCTACGTCGTGATGTCCGCGGCCCTTCTCGTGATCGGCATCGGCACCGGGTGTGTCATGGCGCCGGTCATGGCGACGGCGTACGCGAAGCTCGACCGGGCCGCCATGCCGGGCGCGACGGCGACGCTCAACGTGACGCAGCGGATCGGCGGCGCGATCGGCACGGCGTTCTTCGCCGCGGTGCTGCAGCACCAGCTCAGCCAGGCGCGGGCAGTCGGCACAGACCTCGTCGAGGCGACCGCCGACGCGTTCGGCAGCACGTTCTGGTGGCCGCTCGCCCTCGCTGCGCTGGCGATCGTTCCTGCGGGGTTCCTGCCGCGCAGTCCTCGGCTCGCCTCTGGCGAAGGCCGCTGA
- a CDS encoding TetR/AcrR family transcriptional regulator, whose protein sequence is MTTETGLRERKKQQTRQRIQDCAIELFAESGFDKVPVAAIARAADVSEATVFNYFPTKEDLVYEGMEAFEHALIAAVHDRADGVPVLTAFRDFVLQPRGALAGSDPAGIERVATVARLAADSPALQGRERQTFDRFTQALAELIAAERGVRPDDPEAWVVANALMGVNRAMKASVHRQALAGQSGKRIAKDVLALGRRALDLLEDGLGA, encoded by the coding sequence ATGACCACCGAGACGGGCCTGCGGGAGCGCAAGAAGCAACAGACCAGGCAGCGGATCCAGGACTGTGCGATCGAGCTCTTCGCCGAGAGCGGCTTCGACAAGGTCCCTGTCGCGGCGATCGCACGGGCGGCCGACGTCTCCGAGGCCACCGTGTTCAACTACTTCCCCACCAAGGAAGACCTCGTCTACGAAGGCATGGAGGCGTTCGAGCACGCGCTGATCGCTGCCGTGCACGACCGGGCGGACGGCGTCCCGGTGCTCACCGCCTTCCGCGACTTCGTGCTGCAGCCGCGAGGGGCACTGGCCGGCAGCGATCCCGCGGGCATCGAGCGGGTCGCGACGGTGGCCAGGCTCGCGGCCGACAGCCCGGCCCTCCAGGGCCGCGAGCGCCAGACGTTCGACCGGTTCACCCAAGCCCTCGCCGAGCTGATCGCAGCGGAGCGGGGCGTGCGCCCGGACGACCCGGAGGCGTGGGTCGTGGCCAACGCGCTCATGGGGGTCAACCGAGCCATGAAGGCGTCGGTGCACCGGCAGGCGCTCGCGGGCCAGAGCGGCAAGCGCATCGCCAAGGACGTCCTCGCCCTCGGCCGTCGTGCGCTCGACCTGCTCGAAGACGGCCTGGGCGCCTGA